Within Citrus sinensis cultivar Valencia sweet orange chromosome 1, DVS_A1.0, whole genome shotgun sequence, the genomic segment GCAGGTAGCTCAGTTGTATTTGCAACAAGAAAATAGGTCTGCTGCTATTTGTGCCATGCAAGTTCTTGCAATGACTACTAAAGCATATCGTGTTCAGGGTAGAGCATCCATCTCCAAAAGTTCTCTTTCCAATGTAAGTATGAAACTATGAATATATAATGAGGAAAGCCAACGGTTTATATAATTGTAACACTATAATCCTGTTGTCATCCTTAATTTGATGTAAATGTATGTTAGATTTTGTGGTTATTGTCAATGGATGGAATTTATATGTATGAAATGCTGAATGCAGTTCAAAAAGTACggtttttctatattttaccTCTCATTTGAGGTGCAGATTGCTTCTgtcaaaactaataaattgacCATACtatctttttccttcttaCAAAAGGAAACTGGATCAAGCCTTGTTGATGGTGGAAAGATGCATCATCAATCAGTACAGTCAGTAGTCTCACTCTTTGAGTCTCAGTGGAGCACATTGCAGATGGTTGTACTAAGGGAGATTCTGCTATCTGCTGTTCGAGCAGGGGATCCTCTTGCTGCATGGAGTGCAGCAGCTAGGCTTTTAAGATCTTATTATCCTTTAATCACACCTGTTGGGCAAAATGGCCTTGCTAGTGCACTTGCAAATTCAGCAGAGAGGTTGCCTTCAGGAACTCGCTGTGCCGATTCTGCCTTACCTTTTGTAAGGTACAAACCATTGCACTAATATCTTTTATCTGAAGTctgctgaaaaagaaaattggtcATTGGGGTTGTATTTAGTTTTCATAAAACTTATATCAATCTTTTATTACTCCAGGTTGTACTCTTTTCCTCTTCATCCTTCCCAAATGGACATTGTGAAGCGCAATCCAGGTAGGGAAGATTGGTGGGCAGGATCTGCTCCTTCAGGTCCTTTTATCTATACTCCATTCAGCAAAGGAGAGCCAAATGATAGTAGTAAGCAGGAGCTTATTTGGGTTGTTGGAGAACCAGTGCAGGTCTTGGTGGAGTTGGCAAATCCATGTGGATTTGATTTAAGGGTTGACAGTATCTATCTCTCTGTGCATTCAGGAAATTTTGATGCTTTTCCAATTAGCGTAGAGCTCCCACCTAATTCTTCAAAAGTGATCACCTTATCAGGAATCCCAACTTCAGTGGGGCCTGTGACAATTCCGGGATGCACTGTTCACTGTTTTGGTGTGATAACTGAACACATATTCAGGGATGTAGATAACCTTCTTCTAGGGGCAGCACAAGGACTTGTGCTTTCTGACCCTTTCCGATGTTGTGGGTCTGCAAAGTTGAAAAATGTGTCAGTTCCAAATATTTCTGTGGTACCACCACTGCCACTGCTAGTATCAAATGTTGTCGGTGGTGATGGTGCCATCATTTTGTATGAAGGTGAAATACGTGATGTATGGATTAGTCTGGCTAATGCAGGTACAGTTCCAGTTGAGCAAGCACATATTTCATTATCGGGAAAAAACCAAGATTCTATTATCTCAATTGCATCTGAGACCTTAAAATCTGCTCTTCCTTTGAAGCCTGGAGCTGAGGTCATTATACCTGTGACCTTGAAGGCCTGGCAGCATGGCCCAGTGGATCCCGAAACTGTGGCCGGTAAGATTGCCTCTGGAAGCATTGGGAGGCATGTAAAGGATGTAAGCAGCCCTTCATTGTTGATCCATTATGCAGGTAACTTTCAGAAAGTAAATGTATTGTGATTTTCACTCCTTCCACTTCTCTATATTACACTATTCACTTTAGggattttaatagattttttcttCATGGAAGATTAATGCTTattcctttctttttgtttctcaGGGCTGCTTGCAAATTCCGAAGATCAATCTGCTGCACCCCCTGGTAGACGCCTGGTTCTTCCCCTGCAAATCTGTGTTTTGCAAGGTTTATCTTTTGTAAAAGCTCGTTTGCTTTCAATGGAGATTCCTGCACACGTCAGTGAAAACCTTCCGAGAGCAGTTCATGTGGAGACTACCTCCTGTAAAGGATTGGTTGGTTCCGGAAATCGGATGGACAAATTGATGAAGATTGATCCTTTCAGAGGAAGTTGGGGTCTACGTTTTCTTGAGCTTGAATTGTCTAATCCAACCGATGTTGTGTTTGAAATTAGTGTTACTGTCAAGCTGGAAAATTCTGGCAATGAGGATAGCCATTCTGCTGATCATGATGCTACTGAATATGGATATCCTAAAACAAGAATCGACAGGGATTACTCTGCAAGGGTATTAATACCACTGGAGCATTTTAAGCTACCTATTCTTGATGGTTCATTTTTCGTAAAAGACATGCAGTCTAATGGCACTAGTGGCAGCAGAAGTTCCAGTTTCTCAGAAAAGAATACCAAGGCTGAGTTGAATGCTTCCATCAGGAACCTCATTTCAAGAATAAAGGTCAGGTGGCAATCTGGCCGCAACAGCTCTGGAGAATTAAATATCAAGGATGCTGTACAGGCTGCACTTCAGTCATCTGTTATGGATGTACTGCTGCCAGATCCTTTGACATTTGGCTTCAGGCTAGTTAAAAAGGGATCTGAACAGGATGCAGAACTTGATTTACCTAATGATTCTTCTGGGCCTAAGGGTTCTGTCCTAGCACATGACATGACTCCTATGGAAGTTCTGGTTCGCAATAACACTAAAGAAATGATCAAGATGAGTCTTAGTATTACATGTAGAGATGTAGCTGGCGAGAATTGCATCGAGGGTACCAAGCCAACAGTCTTATGGTCCGGTAAGGATTTTTTTCGTATAATATTGTTGATTGGTAATATCATTTATTACCTGCACAAGAATGCGCTGGTGTTTTTTAATCACCACCAATTTggcaaaaggaaaaagaaaattctttgttagattttaatataatacataGGACACTTAAATCATTGGGTAATTAGTTAAGTCTAGGTCCCACATTTCTATGTTTGATTTCgaaatttttttgtatcaATATGAATAAAACAATGTTAACGGTACTAGTGGTCGTATACTCGTATATAATAGTttttgtgaatatttttcaggTGTTCTTAATGAAATAACCATGGAGGTTCCCCCGCTTCAAGAATCCAAGCATTGTTTCTCTTTATACTTCCTTGTCCCTGGTGAATATACTCTAGTAGCTGCTGCTGTGATTGATGATGCTAATAACATCCTTAGAGCTCGAGCAAGGACTGATTCTCCTGATGAACCGATCTTCTGTCGTGGGCCTCCATTTCATGTACGTGTTTCTGGCACTgcatgagtttttttttaattttctaccaGCTGGATggattatatatattacatcACGACGGATGCTGACCAGAGTTTTTGGTGGTAGCATCAATTAAACATGCATTGCCGACCTTATGGAATTCTCTTCTTTAAACTCGCATTGCCGACAGTATGGATTTCTCCTCTGTATCGTTGTACTTACCCAAAATCCAAATCATTCTGTTTGCGGATTAGCATGCCATGCTGCATATTTAGGGTGCCTAAGTGCGTGTCAATTGTTGTGAAATGGATACTCATCGGAGATTTGTGATTCTTTCTGCAATGTTTGTGTTACTGTGAAATACCTACTCATCAGAAGTAGGCTTCCACTTTGTGTTTTATTTCTACGTTCAATGCTGTAACGATCTAATCATTCACCATGGAGCATCGTCGATACCGTAGTATGGATATATTTGAGCTCTGAAACCAATTTGACGCCTTAAGAAAGTGACACCTGTCCAGCGtacaaaatttcattttagaaaAGGACAGCACTCAAAATGTTCTCGAGTTAGCTTTTTCTGCTTGTTTTGCGTCTGCATTAATGGTGGTTTAAgtaaggaaaatgaaaaaaaaaataaaaatctaaaataattctaataattgatttagtgcacattaaaaatttaactcaGCATCAAATTCTTATTGACACCGTTTCGAACTTTGTTTTCTAAATactccaatttaatttataaaatacaaactcatatattaaaataatcctcttctcataaaattttatcataaaaaagtatttcattcaatttttatttatgaactACATATAAATCGTAAattcttcaattattttctttttattatataatctttatctaaattcttataattttctttaaaaaatatttttcaattaaatataaatataaattagaaatGGGACGGGtgtaaacaaattattaaaaataatttattttaatcgtttaattaaaattctatctaaaataagaaataaattaatttatctttggTTCTTTAGACAATAATCTCAATTAGAAACTTTGAGAGGTGTCAAATGACCTACTCAATGATTTTAGTCCATTAAGCCAAAGACTGGGCTGCTTCCGACTCATTTGATTTTCAATATGAGTGGGCCTTTTGACGCCCCTTTAAATTTCTCATCCAActcttatttaattgaaattacctagataattaaagataaattaatttattctttattttcaaaggAAATTCAATCTAAcacttgataatttttaacaaaatttttaaactcatcccatttcaaaatttatagttattttttaaatgtcatttcgattttttttttttgagaaatttataaaagttcaAAGTTAtggagataaaaattatttaataaaaataaaataatttaagttcttatgatttatatgaattttataaacaaaaacttagaagaAATGTTATTTTAGGGTGAGGCTTTACGGCAAgatgttaatttatatttatattttatcaattcaATTGcgagtattaaaaaaaaagggccgTTATAAGAACCTTGGAGGAGTGTTAAAAGCTGCATTCTTTCAACATGCATTAGTATCTCTTCTGGTGTAAACCAATAAAAAGCATTTCGAATTTTGTGAGAATTGACAAAAGATGAAAAGGGCGTAAAAACCAGAAACCCAACAGCTGGAGGATGAATGTAAAAATTTCTGATGATTACGTTTAGTAAAAATTTGGTGGTTTGAGAAATTTGCAAGGGAttgaattatcattattatttcagcTTGAAAGATGGTATGCTTTAATGGAAACAAATTTTTTGGGCGATGAGGTGATTTAGAAATATTCCATCCTCTCAATTTCTATCAAACCCAAAACCATTGTAGAAAAATCTTGGTCCAAAGACCGAAACAAGTAGTGATCTAATTGCaacgttggtgaaagaatAAAGAGACACCATCATTTGGAAATGACCAACTAGAATTGGACCGCCTTTCAATATCTTGTCACTTTAGCTCTTCTTCTTTACATGCAAGCAAAATTTAAGAATccccatatatatatttgatggTTACAAATGTTGCTTCATTTTAAGTGAGGGGTACTTGGAAAGAATACGAGTAAACTGGAACAGCTAGGGAGATTAAAGAGTAAATTTCCAAGCATTCGTTGTTAAGAGGACACCTGTCATCCCTACGCGGTTCAATTTTTCTACAATCTAGAAAATGTGCCTTTGTACGGATTATATAAGTCATTGTGAAAATCAAGCTCTCTTTTCAGCAAAGATGCTACTCCATTAATCCTAAACTTTAGCAACTTATAAGATTTGAATCACTGACCAGAGAGTGTTATTGTAATTTGTTTCAGAACTTCTTGTGTAtcgttttgattattttaaaaaaaaaaaaaaaaaaaaagagagagaggcaGGGGCCTAAAGGATTTGGTACTTAGCAGGAAGTGTTGCCCTAATGCCCCCACATTGAAAGGGAAAACCTACATGCATtcaattttccttttgtttgatttattttgtctttctttGGAGGTTGGGATTGTTGCTTAAAGACAATGGAGAGGTGTCACCTTGATGGTGGGGCTTATGGTAGTTGGAATTGGGCTCACAGACAAGTTACCATGGAAATGAAAACTTGGACTGCTTGTCTGGATAATgaaaaccataaaaatgacCTAAAATTTTTGGAATAATCAGTGTCACATTTACTCTCCTTTAATGTTTATGTATGTACTTCTCATAGTCTCATTAATACATGTCTCCTCTATTGCTTAAAACATGCTATCGTCCTTTCACAATcatacattatttttcttgcaaTATTTTGCTGGTTATTAATCAATAGTTGCACTTGAAAACTTTCCAAAGCAATGATCTTTCTCAATATGTTTTCACAcaaaagtttttttctttttttccctctctcgCAATATTCCTCACTTTCTTTGCATGGCCTAACCCTATATCAATATTTCAATATTCCTTCACCTCTCTAGCATACAGTTTTTTTACTCTCAAAActtcatttaatttcatgCAAAAGAGATCCAATATTCCTTCATTGTCTCCTCTTCCCAAAATTGTCTAAAACCTTCTCAAATGTCCCAATCCTCAGGTAACAAATTTGTCTGTATCTTCTCAGAGGGCCcctagtttttaatttttcaggacacaatgtcatttttccttgaGTTTGATAGACAAATTTGTCttgaaataacaaataacATACATCTCTCTTCACCACTTAGCCATTGGCAGAGTAGTGAAAACTCTTCCTTCTGTCATGGAGAAAATCATCAGTtcaaatttactaattttttaaccaTAAAGAAGACCTCAATATCGCGTGAGCATTTTGCTTGGCAGACTTCTGCATTATGTTATTCGAATTTGGAATTGTTCGTACAATGTTATATGATATCAattgaaagagaagaaaaatctCTCCTCTCTTTCCATACTTTTGATCCATCAACATCCATTTAATAGCAAATAATTAGCAAAAGCCTGCAAATGCATGCTCTCTAGTCAAGTGTATGCCAACATATGTCAGTTCAAGTTTTCAGTTTTACTCAAGCAAGCAAATGGGGTGAGTGTGACATCATATAAGAACAAAACATAATCAAatcatgttaaaaaatttacaacttTTGAtaccctttttcttc encodes:
- the LOC102615624 gene encoding trafficking protein particle complex II-specific subunit 120 homolog isoform X1; this encodes MEPDVSMETSSMIRIAVLPIGTVPPTLLRDYHSMLLRHHTIPLSAISSFYTEHQKSPFTNQPWDSGSLRFKFVLGGAPPSPWEDFQSNRKILAVIGICHCPSSPDLDSVIEQFNAACKGYNSALVKRCFAFSPCDSHLEEGGKKGDNLIMFPPADQQTQEFHLQTMMQDIAASLLMEFEKWVLRAESAGTILKTPLDSQASLSSEEVIKAKKRRLARAQKTIGDYCLLAGSPVDANAHYSTALELARLTADYFWYAGALEGSVCALLVDRMGQKDAVLEEEVKFRYNSVILHYRKSFIPDNAQRVSPLSFELEATLKLARFLCRRELAKDVVELLTSAADGAKSLIDASDRLILYIEIARLFGTLDYQRKAAFFSRQVAQLYLQQENRSAAICAMQVLAMTTKAYRVQGRASISKSSLSNETGSSLVDGGKMHHQSVQSVVSLFESQWSTLQMVVLREILLSAVRAGDPLAAWSAAARLLRSYYPLITPVGQNGLASALANSAERLPSGTRCADSALPFVRLYSFPLHPSQMDIVKRNPGREDWWAGSAPSGPFIYTPFSKGEPNDSSKQELIWVVGEPVQVLVELANPCGFDLRVDSIYLSVHSGNFDAFPISVELPPNSSKVITLSGIPTSVGPVTIPGCTVHCFGVITEHIFRDVDNLLLGAAQGLVLSDPFRCCGSAKLKNVSVPNISVVPPLPLLVSNVVGGDGAIILYEGEIRDVWISLANAGTVPVEQAHISLSGKNQDSIISIASETLKSALPLKPGAEVIIPVTLKAWQHGPVDPETVAGKIASGSIGRHVKDVSSPSLLIHYAGLLANSEDQSAAPPGRRLVLPLQICVLQGLSFVKARLLSMEIPAHVSENLPRAVHVETTSCKGLVGSGNRMDKLMKIDPFRGSWGLRFLELELSNPTDVVFEISVTVKLENSGNEDSHSADHDATEYGYPKTRIDRDYSARVLIPLEHFKLPILDGSFFVKDMQSNGTSGSRSSSFSEKNTKAELNASIRNLISRIKVRWQSGRNSSGELNIKDAVQAALQSSVMDVLLPDPLTFGFRLVKKGSEQDAELDLPNDSSGPKGSVLAHDMTPMEVLVRNNTKEMIKMSLSITCRDVAGENCIEGTKPTVLWSGVLNEITMEVPPLQESKHCFSLYFLVPGEYTLVAAAVIDDANNILRARARTDSPDEPIFCRGPPFHVRVSGTA
- the LOC102615624 gene encoding trafficking protein particle complex II-specific subunit 120 homolog isoform X2 translates to MEPDVSMETSSMIRIAVLPIGTVPPTLLRDYHSMLLRHHTIPLSAISSFYTEHQKSPFTNQPWDSGSLRFKFVLGGAPPSPWEDFQSNRKILAVIGICHCPSSPDLDSVIEQFNAACKGYNSALVKRCFAFSPCDSHLEEGGKKGDNLIMFPPADQQTQEFHLQTMMQDIAASLLMEFEKWVLRAESAGTILKTPLDSQASLSSEEVIKAKKRRLARAQKTIGDYCLLAGSPVDANAHYSTALELARLTADYFWYAGALEGSVCALLVDRMGQKDAVLEEEVKFRYNSVILHYRKSFIPDNAQRRELAKDVVELLTSAADGAKSLIDASDRLILYIEIARLFGTLDYQRKAAFFSRQVAQLYLQQENRSAAICAMQVLAMTTKAYRVQGRASISKSSLSNETGSSLVDGGKMHHQSVQSVVSLFESQWSTLQMVVLREILLSAVRAGDPLAAWSAAARLLRSYYPLITPVGQNGLASALANSAERLPSGTRCADSALPFVRLYSFPLHPSQMDIVKRNPGREDWWAGSAPSGPFIYTPFSKGEPNDSSKQELIWVVGEPVQVLVELANPCGFDLRVDSIYLSVHSGNFDAFPISVELPPNSSKVITLSGIPTSVGPVTIPGCTVHCFGVITEHIFRDVDNLLLGAAQGLVLSDPFRCCGSAKLKNVSVPNISVVPPLPLLVSNVVGGDGAIILYEGEIRDVWISLANAGTVPVEQAHISLSGKNQDSIISIASETLKSALPLKPGAEVIIPVTLKAWQHGPVDPETVAGKIASGSIGRHVKDVSSPSLLIHYAGLLANSEDQSAAPPGRRLVLPLQICVLQGLSFVKARLLSMEIPAHVSENLPRAVHVETTSCKGLVGSGNRMDKLMKIDPFRGSWGLRFLELELSNPTDVVFEISVTVKLENSGNEDSHSADHDATEYGYPKTRIDRDYSARVLIPLEHFKLPILDGSFFVKDMQSNGTSGSRSSSFSEKNTKAELNASIRNLISRIKVRWQSGRNSSGELNIKDAVQAALQSSVMDVLLPDPLTFGFRLVKKGSEQDAELDLPNDSSGPKGSVLAHDMTPMEVLVRNNTKEMIKMSLSITCRDVAGENCIEGTKPTVLWSGVLNEITMEVPPLQESKHCFSLYFLVPGEYTLVAAAVIDDANNILRARARTDSPDEPIFCRGPPFHVRVSGTA